Sequence from the Sulfurimonas hongkongensis genome:
CAAGACTTAGCAGTATCCATAAAGAACAAAGCTACACAACTTTATGCAGATGGAGAATATAAAGCGGCACAAAACACTTTTAGAACTATTTTAGACTTTCAAGAGTATAAACAATTTGCGCTCAATGAGATAGAAAAAATAGACCATATATTAAGATTTCAATTTGCGATAGAGAAGGGAAATAAGAAGCTAATATACTCTTTTGCTAACAAATATAATTTTTTAAGTTTTACACCAGAATTTGAGGGCTTCAATGAAGAGTTTGATAAACATATAAACAAAGCTCTAAAGGTCACAAAATATGGAGATGTTAAAAAAGCCAGATATATACTAAATGACTACATAGGAATAAAAGAGCTAGAGAAAAAGATAGATAACTGCATTAAGATTGGCTATCTTAAGCAGTTCGAAAATACAGATGCAAGCCCAAAAGAACAAGATTTATTTTTAAAGAGATATAACTTTTTATTTGGAATTGATAACCTCTTAGAAGCATCAATGATAAAAAAATCTCTATCTGCCCTTTTTAAAGAGTTCTGTGAGGACCCATCAACTCTTGAAGTAAAACGCTATCCAGACTCCTTGCATCTTTAGTATTTAACCAAAACCAAGAACCATTAGAGCAAGTTTTTAACTATGTTTCTAGCGGCTTCTCTTCCATCATATGCAGCAGTTACAACTAAATCAGCACCTCTATAACAATCTCCACCAGCATAGACTCCAGCAGTAGTAGTCTCATATGTCTCTTCATTTATTATGATACCACCCCAACTATTTGTCTCTATGCCATTTTCATGTAAAAAAGATGGTATTTCTGTATCAAAACCTAAAGACATAATAATAATATCAGCGTTAATTTTTATCTGGCTATCTTTTATCTCTTGCATCTTTTGGCGACCACTCTCATCTTTTGCACCAAGAGTAGTTTTAATGACCTTTACAGATATAGCTTGCCCTGTATCATTTAAAATAATCTCTTTTGGAGCTAAATTAAACATAAACTCAACGCCCTCCTCCATCGCATTTTTATACTCTTTTTTACTTCCTGGCATATTTTGTGCATCTCTTCTGTATAAACATCTAACTCTTTTTGCATCTTCTCTTTTTGCAGTCCTCAGACAGTCCATAGCAGTATCTCCACCACCGATTACAACTACATCCAAATCTTTAAAGTCAAACTTTTTATCATAAGGAAGTTTAAAGTTTTTTTTCTGCATTGCAGTTAGATACTCCATCGCATCGTAAATATTAGGAGCATTTTCACCTACAAGCGAGGCTTTCTTTGCTTTAGTTGCACCTATGCCTATAAACATCGCATCGTGAGAGTTAGCTATCTCTTCAAAAGAGATATCTCTGCCTACTTCACAATTTAAGATGAGTTTTAGTCCAGCCTCTTTCAAAAGTCTTACACGACGCTCAACTATCTTTTTATCTAACTTAAAGTTAGGGATACCATAAGTTAAAAGCCCACCTGCTCTATCACTTCTCTCATAGATACTAACAGCAATTCCTGAGCGAAGAAGATATGTAGCGCACGAGAGTCCAGCTGGTCCACTTCCTATGATGGCTACACTCTTGTTTGTACTTATACCAGGAAATGTAGGCTTGTATCCAGCTTTAAATCCCTCTTCTGTTATATGAGTCTCAACTGAGCCGATTGTGATAGCACCATGACCATCATTTAGCGTACAGTCTCCCTCACAGAGTCTCTCATGCGGACATACTCTTCCCATCACTTCTGGAAAAGGCGATGGCTCATTTGAGAGCTTAAATGCAAACTCCAAATCACTCTGTGCTACAGCCTTTAGCCATTGCGGTATATAGTTGTGAAGCGGACACTTATTTAGACAAAATGGGTCACCACACTGTATACATCTCTCGCTTTGAGTTGAAGCCTCTTTTTCATCAAAGAGCTCATAAATCTCGCCAAAATCTTTTGTTCTCTCAACTACATCTCTTTTCTTTGCATCTACTCTTTGGGTTGTTAAGTACTCTTTCATAGCTAGTCTCCTTTGTCCGCACTAAGAGGAAGTTTTATTAAGTTTTTAGGTTTTACTAACCAAAAGTTTCTTACCTCTACTCTGTAGTTATTTAGTAAATCTTTAGCCTTAGTACTCTGAGTTTCTACTAAGTAGTTTTTTAGTAGTTTTTTAAGTAAATGCCTAACATCAGCACTCTCATCAGTGTCTATGCGAATGGCCTCAACTAACTCACGATTTACATTTTCAACAAAAGTATGATCTTTATCATAAACAAAGCTAATTCCGCCCGTCATACCAGCCCCAAAGTTTATACCAGTTTTACCAAGAATGACCACGATTCCACCTGTCATATATTCACAAGCATTGTCTCCTGAACCCTCAACTATAGCTAAAGCCCCAGAGTTACGAACTGCAAATCTCTCTCCAACTGAACCAGTTATATAGAGCTTTCCAGCAGTAGCACCATATAGGCAAGTATTACCACCTGCTGTAAACTCTTCACCCTCATTTTTTGAAGTGATGATAATTTTACCGCCATGCATACCTTTTCCGATATAGTCATTTGCCTCGCCCTCTAAATATAAAGAGACACCATGAATCAAAAATGCACCAAAGGCTTGGCCAGCTATACCTTGTAGTTTTATCTTGATAGTATCACTCTTTAGTCCCCCATCTCCATAGTACTGAGCTATCTCTCCTGAGATTAGGGCACCAAAACTTCTGTTTGTATTTCTTATCTCTCTTGAGATGCAAATAGCATGCTCTGGATGTTTGATGGCTACCATTGCATCTTTTAAAACATCTTTTTCAAAAGCGTTATCATCAAAAGGAGGATTTGACTCTTGTTGATGAGTGTTTACACCCTCTTCTTTATGCAAAATGGAGCTAAAGTCAAACTTTTGTGCAAAGTCATTATCTACAACCTTAAGCAAATCAACACGACCTACCATCTCCTCCATAGTTTTAAACCCAAGAGAAGCCATAATACTTCTAATATCCTCCGCTAAAAGCGTAAAGTAGTTTATGAGTTGATCTACATGACCCTTAAAAAACTCCGCTCTAAGCTTTTCATTTTGAGTTGCAATTCCAACTGTACACTTGTTTACATGGCAGATACGAAGCATCTTACAGCCTACTATTGTTAAAACTCCAGTACCAAAAGCATAAGACTCTGCACCTAGAAGTGCGGCTTTTACAACATCAAGACCAGATTTTAATCCACCATCGGTTTGAAGCTCAACAAATGAACGAAGATTGTTAGCTTTTAGTGCGTTATGAGCCTCACTTAGTCCTATCTCCCAAGGATTTCCAGCAAACTTTATAGAGCTAAGTGGAGCAGCTCCAGTTCCACCATCACCACCTGAGATGATGATTTTATCTGCATAAGATTTTGCAACACCAGCCGCTATAGTTCCAACTCCTATGGCTGAGACAAGCTTAACAGCAACTTTAGCCTTAGGGTTTACCTGCTTTATATCAAAGATAAGTTGTGCCAAATCTTCTATGGAGTAGATATCATGATGTGGTGGTGGCGAGATAAGAGTAACACCAGGTACAGTATGACGAAGTTTTGCTATAAGAGGAGTTACTTTATGTCCAGGGAGTTGTCCGCCTTCTCCTGGTTTTGCACCCTGAGCTACTTTTATCTGAATCTCCTCGGCACTTCTAAGATAAGCAGGAGTCACACCAAACCTCCCAGATGCAACTTGCTTTATCTTTGAGTTTCTATAACTCTCAAACCTACTTACATCTTCTCCACCCTCTCCTGAGTTTGACTGAGCACCAATTCTATTCATTGCCATGGCTATAGTCTCATGAGCTTCTGGCGAGATAGAGCCTAAACTCATAGCAGCAGATGCAAACCTTTTAAAGATAGCCTCTTTTGGTTCAACCTCAGAGATGTCTATAGATTTTCTATCAGACTTAAGCTCAAAAAAGTCACGAATAAATTTTAAGTCTCTTTTGTTTACCAAGTCTCTTAACTTGTTATAATCCTCTTTTTTGCCACTCTGTGCTACAGCATGAATAGCATGAATAACGCTAGGTCCAAAGTCATGATGCTCTTGCCCGCTGTAAAACTTGTAAAAACCACCAATATTTAGCGGAAATATTGTGTTAAATCCACCCTCTAAAAAGGTTTCTTTGTGGTACTTTGAAATTCTTGCGTCTATATCATCATAACCTAGACCACCAAGCTCTGAGTGAGAACTTCTAAAGCACTCTCTTACTATCTCAT
This genomic interval carries:
- a CDS encoding glutamate synthase subunit beta; this translates as MKEYLTTQRVDAKKRDVVERTKDFGEIYELFDEKEASTQSERCIQCGDPFCLNKCPLHNYIPQWLKAVAQSDLEFAFKLSNEPSPFPEVMGRVCPHERLCEGDCTLNDGHGAITIGSVETHITEEGFKAGYKPTFPGISTNKSVAIIGSGPAGLSCATYLLRSGIAVSIYERSDRAGGLLTYGIPNFKLDKKIVERRVRLLKEAGLKLILNCEVGRDISFEEIANSHDAMFIGIGATKAKKASLVGENAPNIYDAMEYLTAMQKKNFKLPYDKKFDFKDLDVVVIGGGDTAMDCLRTAKREDAKRVRCLYRRDAQNMPGSKKEYKNAMEEGVEFMFNLAPKEIILNDTGQAISVKVIKTTLGAKDESGRQKMQEIKDSQIKINADIIIMSLGFDTEIPSFLHENGIETNSWGGIIINEETYETTTAGVYAGGDCYRGADLVVTAAYDGREAARNIVKNLL